The nucleotide sequence GACTCGAACGAGACGTTCTCCGTCTGGACGCTCTCGCGCCCGGGGACGCCTCCCTCGCTGAAGGAGAGCTCGTCGGCCACCGTCAGGCGCACGCCGCGCCACGCGGGCAACGTGAGACGTCCGAGGATCCCGGTCTCCTCGAGCCCCGCGTTCGCGCGGGGGACCGTCTCATCGTCCTCAGGGTTCTCGGGCGTCCCGTGCCGGTCGAGGTACTCGTAGTCGCCGTCCGTCGTCAGATGATGGAGCGACACGCTGTAGCGACCGTCCGCCCATCGCCCCGCCCGCGAGACGTCGACCGACCGCGTCCCGAAGCTGCCGACGGTGAGCTCGGCACCGACGACGGGCTGCGCCGGCGCGGCCGACACCAGGTTGACGATCCCGCCGATGCCGGCGCTCCCGAACCCCGCGGGGGCGACGCCCCGGTAGACCTCGACCCGCTCGAGATGGGAGACCGGCACGTTCGGCAGACCGCCGGTTCCCCATCCCGCCGACTGGAGCGGCACGCCGTCCAGGTAGACCTCCACCTGTCCGGGCGCGCTCGCCCGGATCGAGGGCGTGCTCACGCTGCCCAGCCAGCCGTACCTCGTGACGCGCACACCGGCGCCCTCCTCGATGACGTCGCCGATCCGGACCGGTGTCGCTCCCGTCCGCTCCAGCCGATGCACGGTGGCGAACCCGGCCAGCGCCCGGAGACGGTCCTCGGCGGACGGTCTCTCGGCCACGACGTGAAGCGTGTCGAGCGTGAAGACGCCGGGCCTCGAGCCCGGCTCACGTGAGGGCTCCGACGCCGGGAGGACCCCGGCGCAGAGAAGGACGGCAAGACAACCCGCGCACAGCGCGAGCGAAGGCGTTCGCATGGGGCCTCTCCACGGACCGCGAACAGCTTCCACCGGCAGGTCTTCTGGCTCTCGGGTCGTCCTACTTCCCGCGGGTCCCTGGAACGCGGGGCTCCGCGGGGTTCGTCGCCGACTACAGTTGCGGGACAGCACCGGCCTCGAACCGGTTTTCCCTGTCGGCCTTTCGGCACCCGGTGGATGTGATCTCGAATGTCACCTGATCGTAAGCGACAGAGGGGCGTCCGGTCAAGCTGAGCTGGGTCCATGGGACCGCGACGTCCCCCGCGCACAGGGGCGCCCGCGCCGCCGCACCGGAGACGTGCCGCCCGGGAAACGCGGCGGGGCGGGTCACGCGGACCCGCCCCGGGAGTGAGTCGAGGAACCCGCGTGTGCCTATCTCAGATGGATGATCTTCGTCGAGCCGGTCCACGAGCCGACCTGCGCGCGACAGAAGTAGATGCCTGACGCCACGTCGCGTCCGTTCCACTCGAGCCGGTTGACGCCCGCCGGAAGCGGTCCGTCCGCCAGCGTCGCCACCCGTCGGCCGCTCACGTCGTAGATCTCGACGAGGGCCTCGGCCGGCGCCGGAAGCAGGAGCCGCACGGCCGTTCTGCTCCGGAACGGATTGGGGACGGCGGGCTTCAGAGCGAGCACGGTCGGCGTGTCGGGAACACCGGTTCCGCTCTGCACGTACGCCTGAAGCGCGACGGTCAGGTCGTCGAGCGTCGTGCCTCCCGACACATCGGGGCAGTCACGCGTGGAGAACGTGAGCGTCGCCGTGTAGAGCGTCTCCTCGATGGCGCCGGTGGCGTCGAACTGGATCTCGTACGACGCGGGCGCCGCGCCCACCGTTGCCGGAACGAACCCGCCGACGAACGCGAAGCGCCCGTCACCGCCGACGATCTCCGCGTCGTAGACGCTGAGCAGCGCCTGGAGCCCCGAGTAGCCTCTGTTGAAGACGTCGAGCGTGTCCGTCTCCTGATCATCTACTTCCACGAGACCGAGATCGAGCGTCTCGGCCAGAACCGTCGAGAACTCGGCCAGCGAAGGCTCCGCGTGCTCGACGACGGTGCCCGAGAGTCCGACGGTCCATGTCGGAGTGTCGAGGTCGTTCGAGTCGATCTCGAGATCGCCGGACTGCGCTCCCACGGTCGCCGTGTCCATCGTGATCTCGTGGTCGAGCGTCTGACCGGCCCCGACGAGGTAGATGCTCCCCGGCGCTGCGAACCCGACGGGTGCTGAGAACGTGTACTCGAGGTCGTCGGACGGCGACGAGGCGACGTTCGACACCGAGAGCGTCTCTGCGGCCGCCGTGCCGACGATGACGTCGCCGAAAGCGAGGGTCGCCGGAGCGTCGATCCTCGCAGGCACCTGAAGCTCGAGGATGACCGGGAGGTGGTCGCTCGCCCCGGCCAGAGCATCGGCCATCTCCTCGGGGACCGCCTGGTTCGGCGGGTCGTTGATCGCCTGGTTGATGCGCGCCGCGTCGTTGCCGAAGGCCCAGTAGGTACCGTCCACGTACGACAGGCCCTCGCCGTCGTCAAGCGCGTACGAGCAGAGGATGAAATCGAAGCGGTCGTCCATGCCGCCCCAGTCGGTCGTCGTCGCCTGGGTGAAGAGATGCCTGTAGGTCCAGTTGTCGTGCCACGTGCCGCCGGTGCTGACGGGGTCCTTGCTTCGTCCGTCGTTGTCGACCTGGAAGCCGATGAGCATCTGATAGGAGGCCTCCGA is from Candidatus Effluviviaceae Genus V sp. and encodes:
- a CDS encoding choice-of-anchor D domain-containing protein, encoding MRFPATMRTLAVLVLAAVLSAAVAPQQASAVRVCTYNIENWPNDSSTKLPLLRTIMDSVDADLIVCQEFQSIQARNLFYTDVLEVIAPGEYWIMPFVNGPDTDNACFYKTAVLDSISSDTINTDVRLTNVYGFRLDGYSSSEAELTILSTHLKAGSSSGDQSTRLGQTTDIRNYLNDYPSGSNFMVAGDFNIRASSEASYQMLIGFQVDNDGRSKDPVSTGGTWHDNWTYRHLFTQATTTDWGGMDDRFDFILCSYALDDGEGLSYVDGTYWAFGNDAARINQAINDPPNQAVPEEMADALAGASDHLPVILELQVPARIDAPATLAFGDVIVGTAAAETLSVSNVASSPSDDLEYTFSAPVGFAAPGSIYLVGAGQTLDHEITMDTATVGAQSGDLEIDSNDLDTPTWTVGLSGTVVEHAEPSLAEFSTVLAETLDLGLVEVDDQETDTLDVFNRGYSGLQALLSVYDAEIVGGDGRFAFVGGFVPATVGAAPASYEIQFDATGAIEETLYTATLTFSTRDCPDVSGGTTLDDLTVALQAYVQSGTGVPDTPTVLALKPAVPNPFRSRTAVRLLLPAPAEALVEIYDVSGRRVATLADGPLPAGVNRLEWNGRDVASGIYFCRAQVGSWTGSTKIIHLR